A genomic region of Streptomyces sp. NBC_00247 contains the following coding sequences:
- a CDS encoding SLC13 family permease encodes MNTVLAATVSVAVLLAVLAFAVVRPRGLPEAVLAVPAAVLVVVIGAVPLSEAREQTEDLLPVVGFLAAILVLAQLCADEGLFTAAGDLVARICGGRTVPLLGGVFVVASVITAVLSLDATVVLLTPVVFATAARVGARPRPYVYACAHLANSASLLLPVSNLTNLLAFTASGLSFTRFAALMTLPWLAAIAVEYVVFRRVFAEDLAAGAHAPDPEAERTEVPVFTLVVLVLTLLGFVVTSFAGAEPLWAALAGALVLGVRALGQRRTTPLRLLHSANVPFCLFVLALGVVVKAVVDHGLGDGIGKVLPDGSSLTALLAVAAVAAVLANLINNLPAILALLPVVAAAGPGPLLAALIGVNLGPNLTYVGSLATLLWRRILHAHDSPPDLGHFTRLGLLTVPATLAVSTVALWGSLELIGV; translated from the coding sequence CTGAACACCGTGCTCGCCGCGACCGTCTCCGTCGCCGTCCTCCTCGCGGTCCTGGCGTTCGCCGTCGTCCGCCCGCGCGGGCTGCCCGAGGCCGTGCTGGCCGTGCCCGCCGCCGTGCTCGTGGTGGTGATCGGAGCCGTACCGCTCAGCGAGGCGCGTGAGCAGACCGAAGACCTGCTGCCGGTCGTCGGATTCCTCGCCGCGATCCTCGTCCTCGCCCAGCTCTGCGCCGACGAGGGGCTCTTCACGGCCGCCGGTGACCTGGTCGCCCGGATCTGCGGAGGCCGTACCGTACCGCTGCTCGGCGGGGTGTTCGTGGTGGCCTCGGTCATCACCGCCGTGCTCTCGTTGGACGCCACGGTCGTGCTCCTGACCCCCGTCGTCTTCGCCACCGCCGCCCGGGTGGGCGCCCGCCCGCGCCCGTACGTCTACGCGTGCGCGCACCTGGCGAACTCGGCGTCGCTGCTGCTGCCCGTCTCCAACCTCACCAACCTCCTCGCCTTCACCGCGAGCGGACTCTCCTTCACCCGGTTCGCCGCGCTGATGACGCTGCCCTGGCTGGCCGCCATCGCCGTCGAGTACGTCGTCTTCCGCCGGGTCTTCGCCGAAGACCTGGCCGCCGGAGCCCACGCGCCGGACCCGGAAGCCGAACGCACCGAGGTGCCCGTCTTCACCCTGGTGGTGCTGGTGCTGACCCTGCTGGGCTTCGTCGTCACCTCCTTCGCGGGCGCGGAACCCCTCTGGGCGGCGCTGGCCGGTGCCCTGGTCCTCGGGGTGCGCGCGCTGGGGCAGCGCAGGACCACGCCGCTGCGGCTGCTGCACTCCGCGAACGTGCCGTTCTGCCTCTTCGTGCTCGCCCTCGGCGTCGTGGTCAAGGCCGTCGTGGACCACGGGCTCGGCGACGGCATCGGCAAGGTGCTCCCCGACGGCTCCTCGCTGACCGCGCTGCTGGCCGTCGCGGCCGTCGCCGCCGTGCTGGCCAACCTGATCAACAACCTCCCCGCGATCCTCGCGCTGCTGCCGGTCGTCGCGGCGGCCGGCCCCGGGCCGCTGCTCGCCGCGCTGATCGGCGTCAACCTCGGCCCGAACCTGACGTACGTCGGCTCGTTGGCCACCCTGCTGTGGCGTCGCATCCTGCACGCCCACGACTCCCCGCCCGACCTCGGCCACTTCACCCGGCTCGGCCTGCTGACCGTCCCCGCCACGCTCGCCGTCTCCACGGTCGCGCTCTGGGGGTCGCTGGAACTGATCGGGGTGTGA
- the ligA gene encoding NAD-dependent DNA ligase LigA, with amino-acid sequence MAGTGDEHIQQDTAVPSEARERHALVAEQIEDHRFRYYVRDQPVVSDAEFDLLMRELEALEEAHPSLRTPDSPTQKVAGPYITEFTSVTHRERMLSLDNAFDDLELAAWFERVAKDVGSTGHSFLCELKVDGLAVNLTYEHGRLTRAATRGDGVTGEDVTPNVRTIAEIPHRLKGDRVPALVEIRGEVFFPMEDFEGLNARLVEAEDKPFANPRNAAAGSLRQKDPKVTASRPLHMVVHGIGAREGFDIDRLSHAYELLSEWGLPTARHNKVVDTLDGVVDFIRYFGENRHSVEHEIDGVVVKLDEIPLQGRLGSTARAPRWAIAWKYAPEEVNTKLVNIRVGVGRTGRVTPYAQVEPVKVAGSEVEFATLHNQEVVKAKGVLIGDTVVLRKAGDVIPEILGPVVDLRDGTEREFVMPAECPECGSPLKPAKEGDVDLRCPNARSCPAQLRERVFYLAGRKCLDIDHFGYVAAAALTQPLEPAEPPMLDEGDLFGLTIERLLPIRAYVLDPASGLPKRDPKTGEEKTALVFANQKGEPKKNALAMLEGIEAAKQAPLARLLTGLSIRHVGPVAAQELARQFRSVDAIDTATEKELADADGVGDIIAASVKEWFAVDWHREILRKWREAGVRMEDESTGEDEGPRPLAGLTVVVTGTLAGHTRDGAKDALQSRGAKVTGSVSKKTSFVVVGDNPGSKYDKAMQLKVAVLDEAGFAVLLDEGPEAARAAALPSEGA; translated from the coding sequence ATGGCCGGCACCGGCGACGAGCACATCCAGCAGGACACGGCGGTGCCCAGCGAGGCACGGGAGCGGCACGCCCTCGTCGCCGAGCAGATCGAGGATCACCGCTTCCGGTACTACGTCCGGGACCAGCCGGTCGTCAGCGACGCCGAGTTCGACCTGCTGATGCGCGAACTGGAGGCGTTGGAAGAGGCCCACCCCTCGCTGCGCACCCCGGACTCACCGACACAGAAGGTCGCCGGGCCGTACATCACCGAGTTCACCTCGGTGACCCACCGCGAGCGGATGCTCTCCCTGGACAACGCCTTCGACGACCTGGAGCTGGCCGCCTGGTTCGAACGCGTCGCCAAGGACGTCGGCTCCACCGGCCACTCCTTCCTCTGCGAGCTGAAGGTGGACGGCCTCGCCGTCAACCTCACCTACGAGCACGGCCGGCTGACCCGTGCCGCCACCCGGGGCGACGGCGTCACCGGCGAGGACGTCACCCCCAACGTCCGCACCATCGCCGAGATCCCGCACCGGCTCAAGGGCGACCGCGTCCCCGCGCTGGTCGAGATCCGCGGTGAGGTCTTCTTCCCCATGGAGGACTTCGAAGGGCTCAACGCCCGCCTGGTGGAGGCCGAGGACAAGCCCTTCGCCAACCCGCGCAACGCGGCGGCGGGTTCGCTCCGCCAGAAGGACCCCAAGGTCACCGCCTCGCGCCCGCTGCACATGGTGGTCCACGGCATCGGCGCCCGCGAGGGCTTCGACATCGACCGCCTCTCCCACGCCTACGAGCTGCTGAGCGAGTGGGGCCTGCCCACCGCCCGGCACAACAAGGTCGTGGACACCCTCGACGGCGTAGTCGACTTCATCCGGTACTTCGGCGAGAACCGGCACTCCGTGGAGCACGAGATCGACGGGGTCGTCGTCAAGCTCGACGAGATCCCGCTCCAGGGCCGGCTCGGCTCCACCGCCCGCGCCCCGCGCTGGGCCATCGCCTGGAAGTACGCCCCGGAGGAGGTCAACACCAAGCTGGTCAACATCCGCGTCGGAGTCGGCCGCACCGGCCGCGTCACCCCGTACGCCCAGGTCGAGCCCGTGAAGGTGGCGGGCTCCGAGGTCGAGTTCGCCACCCTGCACAACCAGGAGGTCGTCAAGGCCAAGGGCGTCCTCATCGGTGACACCGTCGTGCTGCGCAAGGCCGGTGACGTCATCCCGGAGATCCTCGGCCCGGTGGTGGACCTGCGCGACGGCACCGAGCGGGAGTTCGTCATGCCCGCCGAATGCCCCGAGTGCGGCAGCCCGCTCAAGCCGGCCAAGGAGGGCGACGTCGACCTCCGCTGCCCCAACGCCCGCTCCTGCCCGGCCCAGCTCCGCGAACGCGTCTTCTACCTCGCCGGCCGCAAGTGCCTCGACATCGACCACTTCGGTTACGTCGCGGCTGCCGCCCTGACCCAGCCGCTGGAGCCCGCCGAGCCGCCGATGCTCGACGAGGGCGACCTCTTCGGGCTGACCATCGAGCGACTGCTGCCGATCCGCGCCTACGTCCTCGACCCGGCCAGTGGACTGCCCAAACGCGACCCGAAGACCGGTGAGGAGAAGACCGCCCTCGTCTTCGCCAATCAGAAGGGCGAGCCGAAGAAGAACGCGCTCGCCATGCTGGAGGGCATCGAGGCGGCCAAGCAGGCCCCGCTGGCCCGGCTGCTGACCGGACTCTCCATCCGGCACGTCGGCCCGGTCGCCGCACAGGAGCTGGCCCGCCAGTTCCGCTCCGTCGACGCCATCGACACCGCGACCGAGAAGGAGCTGGCGGACGCCGACGGCGTCGGCGACATCATCGCCGCCTCCGTCAAGGAGTGGTTCGCCGTCGACTGGCACCGGGAGATCCTGCGCAAGTGGCGGGAGGCCGGGGTCCGCATGGAGGACGAGAGCACCGGCGAGGACGAGGGCCCCCGCCCCCTGGCAGGGCTCACCGTCGTCGTCACCGGCACCCTCGCCGGGCACACCCGGGACGGTGCCAAGGACGCGCTGCAGAGCCGGGGCGCCAAGGTCACCGGCTCGGTGTCGAAGAAGACCTCCTTCGTCGTCGTCGGCGACAACCCGGGCTCCAAGTACGACAAGGCGATGCAGCTCAAGGTGGCCGTGCTCGACGAGGCCGGGTTCGCGGTCCTGCTCGACGAGGGCCCCGAGGCGGCCCGCGCGGCGGCGCTGCCGTCCGAGGGAGCGTGA
- the gatB gene encoding Asp-tRNA(Asn)/Glu-tRNA(Gln) amidotransferase subunit GatB, whose amino-acid sequence MTVIDLVSYEDALATYDPVMGLEVHVELGTKTKMFCGCSTELKQDANSQTCPVCLGLPGALPVVNEIGVESAIKIGLALNCEIAEWCRFARKNYFYPDMPKNFQTSQYDEPIAFDGYLDVQLEDGEIFRVQIERAHMEEDTGKSTHVGGATGRIHGASHSLLDYNRAGIPLIEIVTKPIEGAGARAPEVAKAYVAELRELIKALGVSEARMEMGQMRCDVNLSLRPNGTETFGTRSETKNVNSLRSVERAARFEIQRHAAVLNSGGKIVQETRHFHEEDGSTTAGRIKDNAEDYRYFPEPDLVPVAPARAWVEELRKGLPELPRVRRNRLREEWGVSEFDMQSILNAGAVDLIVATTEAGAPSDQARKWWMGELARNANETGRGLDELPITPAQVARVTELVASGDLNDKLARQVIEGVLAGEGDPDTVVEKRGLKVVSDEGALSTAVDEAIAANAGIADKIRAGKVAAAGALVGAVMKATRGQADAARVRELILEKLGVEG is encoded by the coding sequence GTGACTGTCATTGACCTGGTGTCGTACGAGGACGCTCTCGCGACGTACGACCCCGTCATGGGCCTCGAAGTCCATGTCGAGCTGGGCACCAAGACCAAGATGTTCTGCGGCTGCTCCACCGAGCTCAAGCAGGACGCCAACTCGCAGACCTGCCCGGTCTGCCTCGGTCTGCCCGGCGCACTCCCCGTCGTCAACGAGATCGGCGTCGAGTCCGCCATCAAGATCGGCCTCGCGCTGAACTGCGAGATCGCCGAGTGGTGCCGCTTCGCCCGGAAGAACTACTTCTATCCGGACATGCCGAAGAACTTCCAGACCTCCCAGTACGACGAGCCGATCGCCTTCGACGGCTATCTGGACGTCCAGCTGGAGGACGGCGAGATCTTCCGCGTGCAGATCGAGCGCGCCCACATGGAGGAGGACACCGGCAAGTCGACGCACGTCGGCGGGGCCACCGGCCGCATCCACGGCGCCTCGCACTCGCTGCTCGACTACAACCGCGCCGGCATCCCCCTCATCGAGATCGTCACCAAGCCGATCGAGGGAGCGGGCGCCCGCGCCCCCGAGGTCGCCAAGGCGTACGTCGCCGAACTCCGCGAGCTCATCAAGGCGCTCGGCGTCTCGGAAGCCCGCATGGAGATGGGCCAGATGCGCTGCGACGTGAACCTGTCGCTGCGCCCGAACGGCACCGAGACCTTCGGTACCCGCTCCGAGACGAAGAACGTGAACTCCCTGCGTTCCGTCGAGCGTGCCGCCCGGTTCGAGATCCAGCGGCACGCGGCGGTGCTGAACTCCGGCGGGAAGATCGTGCAGGAGACCCGGCACTTCCACGAGGAGGACGGCTCCACCACGGCCGGCCGCATCAAGGACAACGCCGAGGACTACCGCTACTTCCCGGAGCCGGACCTGGTGCCGGTCGCCCCGGCCCGCGCGTGGGTCGAGGAGCTCCGCAAGGGACTCCCCGAGCTGCCGCGCGTGCGCCGCAACCGGCTCCGCGAGGAGTGGGGCGTCTCCGAGTTCGACATGCAGTCGATCCTCAACGCCGGTGCCGTCGACCTGATCGTCGCCACCACCGAGGCGGGCGCCCCGTCCGACCAGGCCCGCAAGTGGTGGATGGGCGAGCTGGCCCGCAACGCCAACGAGACCGGCCGCGGCCTCGACGAGCTGCCCATCACCCCGGCGCAGGTCGCCCGGGTGACCGAGCTCGTCGCCTCGGGCGACCTCAACGACAAGCTGGCCCGTCAGGTCATCGAGGGCGTCCTCGCGGGCGAGGGCGACCCCGACACCGTCGTCGAGAAGCGCGGCCTCAAGGTCGTCTCGGACGAGGGCGCGCTGTCCACGGCCGTGGACGAGGCCATCGCGGCCAACGCGGGCATCGCGGACAAGATCCGGGCCGGCAAGGTCGCGGCGGCGGGCGCGCTCGTCGGCGCGGTCATGAAGGCGACGCGCGGCCAGGCCGACGCCGCCCGGGTCCGCGAGCTGATCCTGGAGAAGCTCGGCGTCGAGGGCTGA
- the gatA gene encoding Asp-tRNA(Asn)/Glu-tRNA(Gln) amidotransferase subunit GatA: MTDHSTIIKLTAAEIAAAIASGELTAVEVTEAHLARIEAVDEKVHAYLHIDREGALAQARAVDAKKAAGEKLGPLAGVPLALKDIFTTKDMPTTVGSKILEGWVPPYDATLTRKLREADVVILGKTNMDEFAMGSSTENSAYGPTGNPWDLTRIPGGSGGGSSAALASYQAPLAIGTDTGGSIRQPAAVTGTVGVKPTYGSVSRYGMVAFSSSLDQGGPCARTVLDAALLHEAIAGHDPMDSTSIDAPVPPVVEAARNGSVAGLRVGVVKQFSGEGYQAGVVQRFDESVELLRSLGATVVELDCPSFDLALSAYYLIAPSECSSNLARFDAMRYGLRVGDDGTKSAEEVTALTREAGFGDEVKRRIILGTYALSSGYYDAYYGSAQKVRTLITREFEKAFEEVDVIVSPTTPTTAFPIGERADDPMAMYLADLCTIPTNLAGNSAMSLPCGLAPEDGLPVGLQIIAPAMKDDRLYKVGAAVEAAFVEQWGHPLLEEAPSL; encoded by the coding sequence ATGACGGACCACAGCACCATCATCAAGCTCACCGCGGCCGAGATCGCGGCGGCCATCGCCTCCGGCGAACTCACCGCCGTCGAGGTCACCGAGGCCCACCTGGCCCGGATCGAGGCCGTCGACGAGAAGGTCCACGCCTACCTGCACATCGACCGCGAAGGCGCGCTCGCGCAAGCCCGCGCCGTCGACGCGAAGAAGGCCGCAGGCGAGAAGCTCGGCCCGCTGGCCGGCGTCCCGCTCGCGCTGAAGGACATCTTCACCACGAAGGACATGCCGACCACCGTCGGCTCCAAGATCCTCGAAGGCTGGGTCCCGCCGTACGACGCGACCCTCACGCGCAAGCTGCGCGAGGCCGACGTCGTCATCCTCGGCAAGACCAACATGGACGAGTTCGCCATGGGGTCCTCCACCGAGAACAGCGCCTACGGCCCGACCGGCAACCCGTGGGACCTCACCCGCATCCCCGGCGGCTCCGGCGGCGGTTCCTCCGCCGCGCTCGCCTCGTACCAGGCACCGCTGGCCATCGGCACGGACACCGGCGGCTCGATCCGCCAGCCCGCCGCCGTCACCGGCACCGTCGGCGTCAAGCCCACCTACGGCTCGGTCTCCCGCTACGGCATGGTCGCCTTCTCGTCCTCCCTCGACCAGGGCGGCCCCTGCGCCCGTACGGTCCTGGACGCGGCCCTGCTCCACGAGGCCATCGCCGGGCACGACCCGATGGACTCCACCTCCATCGACGCCCCGGTCCCGCCGGTCGTCGAGGCCGCCCGCAACGGCTCCGTCGCGGGCCTGCGCGTCGGCGTCGTCAAGCAGTTCTCGGGCGAGGGCTACCAGGCCGGTGTCGTCCAGCGCTTCGACGAGTCGGTCGAGCTGCTCCGTTCGCTCGGTGCCACCGTCGTCGAGCTGGACTGCCCCTCCTTCGACCTGGCGCTCTCCGCGTACTACCTGATCGCGCCGTCCGAGTGCTCCTCGAACCTGGCCCGCTTCGACGCCATGCGCTACGGCCTGCGGGTCGGCGACGACGGCACGAAGTCCGCCGAGGAGGTCACCGCCCTCACCCGTGAGGCCGGCTTCGGCGACGAGGTCAAGCGCCGCATCATCCTCGGTACGTACGCCCTGAGCTCCGGCTACTACGACGCGTACTACGGCTCGGCGCAGAAGGTCCGCACCCTCATCACCCGCGAGTTCGAGAAGGCGTTCGAGGAGGTCGACGTCATCGTGTCGCCGACCACCCCGACCACCGCCTTCCCGATCGGCGAGCGCGCCGACGACCCGATGGCGATGTACCTCGCGGACCTCTGCACCATCCCGACGAACCTCGCCGGCAACTCCGCCATGTCGCTCCCCTGCGGCCTGGCCCCCGAGGACGGCCTGCCGGTCGGTCTCCAGATCATCGCCCCGGCGATGAAGGACGACCGGCTCTACAAGGTCGGAGCCGCCGTCGAGGCCGCCTTCGTGGAACAGTGGGGTCACCCGCTGCTTGAGGAGGCTCCGTCGCTGTGA
- a CDS encoding signal peptidase I translates to MNENVYVGNAGADAALDRGWILGHFKDAADPRHSEDVEIKWGVHPRGDERAQWVRGEERTALLVLISGRFRVELPGREVVLSRQGDYVVWGHGVDHSWFAEEESVVLTVRWPSVPGYAVPDAGGRGQGSGVDVCATMSAARTDDEGAACSL, encoded by the coding sequence ATGAACGAGAACGTGTACGTGGGCAACGCCGGCGCGGACGCGGCGCTTGACCGGGGATGGATCCTCGGGCACTTCAAGGACGCGGCCGACCCCCGCCACAGTGAGGACGTCGAGATCAAGTGGGGCGTCCACCCGCGAGGCGACGAGCGGGCGCAGTGGGTGCGGGGCGAGGAACGAACGGCCCTGCTGGTGCTCATCAGCGGGCGGTTCCGGGTGGAGCTGCCCGGCCGGGAGGTGGTGCTGTCACGGCAGGGCGACTACGTCGTGTGGGGCCACGGCGTCGACCACTCCTGGTTCGCGGAGGAGGAGTCGGTCGTGCTGACGGTCCGGTGGCCCTCGGTGCCCGGCTACGCGGTACCCGATGCCGGCGGACGCGGGCAGGGCTCGGGAGTGGACGTTTGTGCGACTATGTCCGCTGCGCGTACCGACGACGAAGGAGCCGCATGTTCGCTGTGA
- a CDS encoding GNAT family N-acetyltransferase: MFAVSLGEDGAELCPLEVWQAEELLAHMDRARPALDPWIPFASQATDLPSARVLLQRYADKQAADTGRLYGIRLDGVLVGGVMFRIFDAEGGNCEVGCWLEPDATGRGLVTRAVRVLIDWAVDVRSMHRIEWHASAGNTPSIDVARRLGMTRDGVLRESYPYHGVRHDTEIWSVLAPEWRAARA; encoded by the coding sequence ATGTTCGCTGTGAGCCTGGGTGAGGACGGGGCCGAGCTCTGCCCGCTGGAGGTCTGGCAGGCCGAGGAGCTCCTCGCCCACATGGACCGGGCCCGCCCGGCCCTCGACCCCTGGATTCCGTTCGCGTCGCAGGCCACCGACCTGCCCTCCGCCCGCGTCCTGCTCCAGCGGTACGCGGACAAGCAGGCGGCGGACACCGGACGGCTCTACGGCATCCGGCTGGACGGCGTCCTGGTCGGCGGAGTGATGTTCCGGATCTTCGACGCGGAAGGGGGCAACTGCGAGGTGGGCTGCTGGCTGGAACCGGACGCCACCGGCCGTGGCCTGGTCACCCGGGCCGTACGCGTACTCATCGACTGGGCCGTCGACGTCCGGTCGATGCACCGGATCGAGTGGCACGCCTCCGCCGGGAACACCCCGTCCATCGACGTGGCCCGCCGCCTCGGCATGACCCGCGACGGGGTCCTCCGGGAGAGTTACCCGTATCACGGTGTGCGCCACGACACCGAGATCTGGTCGGTCCTCGCCCCGGAATGGCGGGCCGCACGGGCGTGA
- a CDS encoding putative bifunctional diguanylate cyclase/phosphodiesterase: protein MKPTESAVPVSRTQGFAGLTPKGGALLVALAAVQLVTGLGRVLRDGDALFPDGTAGWSLAVLTGVIVGHLVALGRDRWWGGTGSGSALTLAVLLLYGWVPAGLVSVIVVVLVGVARRHRWQQGLLHGAVDILGIGAAALVLAAFGVAPSVETPWQPLDWGIDTLPAVVLCAGTHLLVTRALLWYARAPQGGGLPTIARTALLRQGLVAVALLGIAPLICVVAMTMPVLLPLFAVPLIALDSTLWIARARAEEQLRDPLTGLPNRQWLLQRIWSALEEAEPLGSRSALVLIDLDRFRAVNDTLGHLAGDRLLLQIADRLRLALPRGAEAARLGGDEFAVLLPHAESTTSAQRVARHLVAELSSPLDLDGLTLVLEASAGVAVHPEHAQDAEGLLRRADVAMYQAKRDRTGVEVYESKRDSNTPDRLGLLGDLRRALDAGDVELHYQPKVRFDGQVAGLEALVRWVHPERGRVPPDEFIAIAETSGLMPHLTEYVLETALAQVARWRAEGLFVPVAVNVSPRDVHTPGFAGGVAARLARHGVPAGSLQLEITEHVLLEDPQRAADTLAGLTGHGVKMSLDDFGTGYSSLVHLRRLPVSELKIDRSFVARLAVDQEDAEIVRCTIDLAHSLGLLVVAEGVEDDETWERLRDLRCDAVQGWLVAAAMPPQEATAWLRARGEHGWRRPAELKAAAAAAAATATVTAAKVTTAPAKVTAAPAKVTAAPAKVTTAAEPEQRPSGRAVNSGPAPA from the coding sequence ATGAAGCCGACCGAGAGCGCCGTACCGGTGTCGCGGACGCAGGGTTTCGCGGGCCTCACGCCGAAAGGGGGGGCCCTGCTCGTGGCGCTCGCCGCCGTACAGCTCGTCACGGGCCTCGGCCGTGTCCTGCGCGACGGCGACGCCCTCTTCCCGGACGGCACCGCGGGCTGGTCCCTCGCCGTCCTGACCGGTGTCATCGTCGGTCACCTGGTCGCCCTCGGACGGGACCGGTGGTGGGGCGGTACCGGCTCCGGTTCCGCGCTGACCCTCGCCGTCCTGCTGCTGTACGGCTGGGTGCCCGCCGGACTCGTCAGCGTGATCGTCGTCGTCCTCGTCGGCGTCGCCCGACGCCACCGCTGGCAGCAGGGCCTCCTGCACGGCGCCGTGGACATACTCGGCATCGGTGCCGCGGCCCTCGTGCTCGCCGCCTTCGGAGTCGCACCCAGCGTCGAGACCCCCTGGCAGCCACTCGACTGGGGCATCGACACCTTGCCGGCCGTGGTGCTCTGCGCCGGCACCCACCTCCTCGTCACCCGCGCCCTCCTCTGGTACGCCCGCGCCCCCCAGGGCGGCGGACTGCCGACCATCGCCCGCACCGCACTGCTGCGCCAGGGACTCGTCGCCGTCGCGCTGCTCGGCATCGCCCCGCTGATCTGCGTCGTGGCGATGACCATGCCGGTCCTCCTGCCGCTCTTCGCCGTGCCGCTCATCGCGCTGGACTCCACGCTCTGGATCGCCCGCGCCCGCGCCGAGGAGCAGCTGCGCGACCCGCTGACCGGACTGCCCAACCGGCAGTGGCTGCTCCAGCGGATCTGGTCCGCGCTGGAGGAGGCCGAACCCCTCGGCAGCCGCTCCGCCCTGGTCCTCATCGACCTGGACCGCTTCCGTGCCGTCAACGACACCCTCGGCCACCTGGCCGGCGACCGGCTGCTCCTCCAGATCGCGGACCGGCTCCGGCTCGCCCTGCCGCGCGGCGCGGAGGCCGCCCGCCTGGGCGGGGACGAGTTCGCGGTGCTGCTCCCGCACGCCGAGTCCACCACCAGCGCCCAGCGCGTCGCCCGGCACCTGGTCGCCGAACTCTCCTCGCCGCTGGACCTCGACGGACTCACCCTGGTGCTGGAGGCCAGCGCCGGGGTCGCCGTCCACCCCGAGCACGCGCAGGACGCCGAGGGGCTGCTGCGCCGCGCGGACGTCGCGATGTACCAGGCGAAGCGCGACCGCACGGGCGTGGAGGTGTACGAGTCCAAGCGGGACAGCAACACCCCGGACCGCCTCGGCCTGCTCGGCGACCTCCGCCGGGCGCTGGACGCGGGGGACGTGGAACTGCACTACCAGCCCAAGGTCCGCTTCGACGGCCAGGTGGCCGGGCTCGAAGCCCTGGTCCGGTGGGTGCACCCCGAGCGCGGCCGGGTCCCCCCGGACGAGTTCATCGCCATCGCCGAGACGTCCGGGCTGATGCCGCACCTGACGGAGTACGTCCTGGAGACCGCGCTGGCCCAGGTCGCCCGCTGGCGGGCCGAGGGCCTCTTCGTGCCCGTCGCCGTCAACGTCTCACCGAGGGACGTCCACACCCCCGGGTTCGCCGGCGGTGTGGCCGCCCGGCTGGCCCGCCACGGGGTTCCGGCCGGCTCTCTCCAGCTGGAGATAACGGAACACGTGCTGCTGGAAGACCCGCAGCGCGCGGCCGACACCCTCGCCGGACTCACCGGACACGGCGTGAAGATGTCGCTGGACGACTTCGGCACCGGGTACTCCTCCCTCGTCCATCTGCGCCGGCTGCCGGTGAGCGAGCTCAAGATCGACCGGTCGTTCGTGGCCCGGCTCGCCGTCGACCAGGAGGACGCGGAGATCGTCCGCTGCACGATCGACCTCGCCCACTCACTCGGACTGCTGGTCGTCGCGGAGGGCGTCGAGGACGACGAGACCTGGGAGCGGCTGCGGGACCTGCGCTGCGACGCCGTACAGGGCTGGCTGGTGGCGGCCGCGATGCCGCCGCAGGAGGCGACGGCCTGGCTGCGGGCGCGCGGCGAACACGGCTGGCGGCGCCCGGCCGAACTGAAGGCCGCGGCGGCAGCGGCGGCAGCCACGGCGACGGTGACGGCGGCGAAGGTGACAACGGCACCGGCGAAGGTGACGGCGGCACCGGCGAAGGTGACGGCGGCACCGGCGAAAGTGACAACGGCAGCGGAACCCGAGCAGCGCCCGTCGGGCCGCGCCGTGAACTCCGGCCCGGCCCCGGCCTGA
- the gatC gene encoding Asp-tRNA(Asn)/Glu-tRNA(Gln) amidotransferase subunit GatC, whose translation MPGITREEVAHLARLARLELKGEELDHFAGQLDDIIGAVARVSEVADQDVPPTSHPLPLTNVMRADVVRPSLTAEQALSGAPAQEQQRFKVPQILGED comes from the coding sequence ATGCCTGGCATCACGCGCGAGGAGGTCGCCCACCTCGCCCGGCTGGCGCGTCTGGAGCTGAAGGGCGAAGAGCTCGATCACTTCGCCGGTCAGCTCGACGACATCATCGGCGCGGTCGCCCGCGTCTCCGAGGTCGCCGACCAAGACGTACCGCCGACCTCCCACCCGCTGCCGCTGACCAACGTCATGCGGGCCGACGTGGTCCGCCCGTCGCTCACCGCCGAGCAGGCGCTCTCCGGCGCTCCCGCCCAGGAGCAGCAGCGTTTCAAGGTGCCGCAGATCCTGGGGGAGGACTAA